Proteins from a single region of Desulfosporosinus sp. Sb-LF:
- a CDS encoding bifunctional 3,4-dihydroxy-2-butanone-4-phosphate synthase/GTP cyclohydrolase II, with product MSFNTVEEALEDIRQGKMIVMVDDEDRENEGDLLMAAEMATPEAINFMATYGRGLICVPMTADRIHALKLEPMVTVNTDPHGTAFTVSVDAVTSSTGISAFERAATVKILADPHSEPTALHRPGHIFPLKAREGGVLVRAGHTEGSVDLARLAGLQPTGLICEIMNEDGTMARVPDLLLFVEKHNLKIITLKDLISYRRRSEKLIERVESINLPTEFGDFSAVGYLSIIDQKEHLAIVKGKVDDGAPVLVRVHSECLTGDVFHSKRCDCGDQLSAALEDIEHEGRGVLLYMRQEGRGIGLLNKLKAYKLQEEGKDTVEANLALGFQEDLRDYGVGAQILEDLGISKVRLMTNNPRKIVGLEGYGLNVVERVPLETPSKPENSKYLCTKKQKMGHYLTSVQ from the coding sequence ATGTCATTTAATACAGTTGAAGAAGCCTTAGAAGATATTCGACAAGGTAAGATGATTGTCATGGTTGATGATGAGGATCGTGAAAATGAAGGGGATCTGCTCATGGCTGCTGAGATGGCAACCCCAGAAGCAATTAATTTCATGGCAACCTATGGGCGAGGGCTCATTTGCGTTCCCATGACAGCGGATCGAATTCATGCCTTGAAACTTGAACCGATGGTAACCGTAAATACTGACCCACATGGAACTGCCTTTACGGTCAGCGTTGATGCAGTTACAAGCTCTACTGGAATCTCTGCATTTGAACGCGCAGCCACCGTCAAAATTTTGGCTGACCCTCACAGTGAACCGACTGCTTTACATCGTCCTGGACATATCTTTCCCCTTAAAGCCCGAGAAGGTGGAGTTTTGGTTCGAGCGGGCCATACGGAAGGCTCGGTAGATTTAGCACGTCTTGCTGGTCTTCAACCAACAGGCCTAATATGCGAGATTATGAATGAAGACGGGACTATGGCCAGAGTACCTGACTTGCTTCTTTTTGTGGAAAAACATAATCTTAAAATCATAACCCTTAAAGATCTGATTAGTTATCGACGCCGATCGGAAAAACTGATTGAAAGGGTCGAAAGTATCAATCTTCCTACCGAATTTGGTGATTTTAGTGCCGTTGGCTATCTCAGTATTATCGATCAAAAAGAACACCTAGCAATAGTTAAAGGAAAAGTTGATGATGGGGCTCCGGTGCTTGTCAGGGTTCACTCAGAATGTTTGACTGGCGATGTTTTCCATTCCAAACGCTGTGACTGCGGTGATCAATTGAGTGCTGCTTTGGAGGATATCGAACATGAAGGTCGCGGTGTACTACTCTATATGCGCCAGGAAGGCCGAGGAATTGGCTTATTGAATAAACTTAAAGCCTATAAACTTCAAGAAGAAGGAAAAGACACCGTTGAAGCCAACTTAGCCTTAGGATTTCAGGAAGACCTACGTGACTATGGTGTAGGTGCTCAAATTTTGGAAGATCTCGGAATATCAAAAGTGCGTCTAATGACCAATAATCCACGAAAAATCGTTGGCCTCGAAGGGTATGGTTTGAATGTCGTGGAACGTGTTCCATTGGAGACTCCTTCCAAACCCGAAAATTCAAAATATCTTTGCACAAAGAAACAAAAAATGGGACATTATTTAACAAGTGTTCAATAA
- a CDS encoding riboflavin synthase, with product MFTGIVEELGIVRDLRLLPESGLLTLEGKKVLEGTQIGDSIAINGVCLTVVRLNGREFTVDVMAETLSKTNLAELKSGSRVNLERALQLQTRLGGHLVSGHVDGVGKIRRITPWGIAQVYEINAAPALLHYMLPKGSISIDGISLTVIDVEADYFTVSLIPHTFEQTTLGLKGIETSVNLETDLIGKYVARFMGLGTEQSKGKQDLSLGFLAEHGFI from the coding sequence TTGTTTACCGGAATTGTAGAAGAACTGGGTATTGTTCGAGACCTTCGCCTCTTGCCAGAATCGGGGCTGCTTACCTTAGAAGGAAAAAAGGTTCTTGAGGGTACTCAAATTGGTGACAGCATTGCCATTAACGGCGTTTGCTTAACCGTCGTTCGGTTGAATGGACGAGAATTCACGGTCGACGTGATGGCTGAGACGTTGTCAAAGACAAATCTAGCGGAACTTAAAAGTGGAAGCCGTGTCAACCTAGAACGAGCGTTACAGCTACAAACCCGTTTAGGTGGACATTTGGTCAGTGGGCATGTCGATGGAGTTGGCAAAATTCGTCGAATAACCCCCTGGGGTATTGCACAAGTTTATGAAATTAACGCTGCTCCTGCACTTTTACACTATATGCTACCTAAAGGATCCATTTCAATTGACGGAATTTCGCTAACGGTCATCGATGTTGAAGCTGATTATTTTACTGTCTCTCTGATTCCCCATACGTTTGAGCAGACTACATTGGGATTAAAGGGAATTGAAACAAGTGTCAACCTCGAAACAGACTTGATCGGCAAATACGTTGCTCGTTTTATGGGGTTAGGTACGGAACAAAGCAAAGGCAAACAAGATCTTTCTCTAGGCTTTTTGGCTGAACACGGCTTTATTTAG
- the ribD gene encoding bifunctional diaminohydroxyphosphoribosylaminopyrimidine deaminase/5-amino-6-(5-phosphoribosylamino)uracil reductase RibD: MHESSPSNFSDERFMRRALELAVKSLGRTSPNPLVGCVIVKNNQIVGEGYHIKAGSAHAEVHALSAAGDQARGATAYVTLEPCSHFGRTPPCADALISAEINRVVVAMKDPNPLVSGRGIDRLRKAGIQVDVGILFPEASAINEVFVKAITTGLPFVVYKTAMTLDGKIATESGDSRWVSKEESRHYVHELRDRYDVILVGSETVLKDNPALTCRLSGGKDPVRIVIDGQLRIEENAQVLSSSEHSPCIIATTNVVSTAKVDRLKRLKHVEVWQYDTPRHVPLVKLLRDLVHRGWTSVLLEGGGGLAGTFIEEKLVDKLEFFIAPKLVGGIGPSPLSGLHIQRMSEALELQDLRVDLETGDLHVTGYLRQEHS, from the coding sequence ATGCACGAATCAAGTCCTTCAAATTTTAGCGATGAAAGATTTATGAGAAGAGCGCTTGAGTTGGCGGTCAAATCACTGGGCAGAACTAGTCCAAATCCTCTTGTGGGGTGTGTGATCGTTAAAAATAACCAAATTGTTGGGGAAGGGTATCACATAAAAGCAGGATCTGCTCACGCGGAAGTACACGCTCTCTCAGCTGCGGGGGATCAAGCACGCGGTGCTACGGCTTATGTAACCTTAGAACCTTGCTCGCATTTTGGTCGGACACCCCCTTGCGCCGACGCACTGATTAGTGCAGAAATCAATCGAGTCGTCGTCGCTATGAAAGATCCGAACCCACTTGTCTCTGGCCGCGGTATAGATCGTTTGCGAAAAGCAGGAATTCAAGTAGACGTGGGTATCTTGTTCCCTGAAGCTTCCGCTATCAATGAAGTCTTTGTTAAAGCGATCACGACTGGCTTACCCTTTGTTGTTTATAAAACAGCGATGACCTTGGATGGTAAAATTGCTACCGAGTCGGGGGATTCACGATGGGTTAGTAAGGAAGAATCCCGCCATTATGTCCACGAGCTACGCGATCGATACGATGTTATCTTGGTTGGAAGTGAAACCGTTTTAAAGGATAATCCAGCCCTGACCTGTCGCCTTTCCGGCGGGAAAGACCCTGTTCGAATTGTAATCGATGGGCAATTACGCATTGAGGAAAACGCTCAGGTGCTTTCCTCATCCGAACACAGTCCCTGTATTATTGCGACCACTAACGTGGTGTCTACTGCAAAGGTTGATCGTCTTAAACGTCTTAAACATGTTGAAGTTTGGCAATATGATACTCCACGACATGTTCCCCTAGTAAAACTGTTGCGTGATCTTGTTCATCGAGGTTGGACAAGTGTATTACTAGAGGGGGGCGGTGGACTTGCAGGAACGTTTATAGAGGAGAAGTTAGTGGACAAACTTGAATTTTTTATTGCGCCTAAGCTGGTCGGTGGAATTGGCCCCTCTCCTCTGTCGGGTTTACATATCCAACGAATGAGCGAAGCCTTGGAGCTTCAGGATCTGCGAGTTGATCTTGAAACCGGGGATCTCCATGTTACTGGGTATCTTCGACAAGAACATTCTTGA
- a CDS encoding GNAT family protein, producing MLKGQKTRIRPIEEDDIDTLYLWYNDQEVNLWSSGAWPLNTLQSKDQLAVKFLDGSPDTYRYAILDENDLLIGTLGFKEVNIPGRSATLYIVIGNKEYWGKGYGTDALITLIRFLFTQWNFHRISLDTWDENIRATKAYEKVGFKIEGRQREARFVLGNYHDAILMGLLRDEFLSLHGK from the coding sequence ATGTTAAAAGGTCAAAAAACACGAATTCGTCCTATTGAGGAAGATGATATTGATACCTTATACCTATGGTACAATGATCAAGAGGTTAATCTATGGTCGAGCGGAGCTTGGCCATTGAATACACTACAAAGTAAAGATCAACTGGCGGTAAAGTTTCTTGACGGGTCACCGGACACCTATCGCTATGCAATTTTAGATGAAAACGATTTACTCATTGGAACTTTGGGTTTTAAAGAGGTTAACATTCCTGGTCGATCAGCTACTCTCTATATAGTTATCGGAAATAAAGAATATTGGGGTAAAGGATACGGCACAGATGCATTAATCACATTGATACGTTTTCTCTTTACCCAGTGGAATTTTCACCGTATCTCATTGGATACGTGGGATGAAAATATTCGTGCGACTAAGGCTTATGAAAAAGTCGGTTTCAAAATCGAAGGCCGCCAGCGCGAAGCGCGTTTCGTATTAGGAAACTACCACGACGCCATTCTTATGGGATTATTGCGCGATGAGTTTCTCTCCTTACATGGTAAATAA
- a CDS encoding NADH:flavin oxidoreductase: protein MFSKNNIKNLKIKNRIVLPPMVIFNYLEEDGFVSAEHVNHYEERARGGIGLIIVEATCVNANGRLAGNQLRLWSDKHIVEISKIVKACHNHGAKVIVQIHHAGLKTVPSSSTDIVAPSIYEEKSNQKNSGLSARSLTITELHELQNDFVDAALRAKKAGADGVELHGAHGYLISQFLSPLINKREDSYGGNLINRTRFTTEIITGIREVTGKDFMIGCRMGCNEPDLKTSIEIAKEFEKAGADLLHVSIGFDMTPSELPVVPEEFKHNWVVYGGTEIRRNVNIPVIVVNGIKTPEQASDLIKNDQADFVAVGRSLLVDPEWVNKAQQTLPIKPCLNCKICQWFKTGKSCPGKTSSIS from the coding sequence ATGTTTTCAAAGAACAATATTAAGAATTTAAAGATTAAAAATAGAATTGTATTACCACCAATGGTCATTTTCAATTATTTAGAAGAAGATGGATTTGTAAGTGCTGAGCATGTAAACCACTACGAAGAAAGAGCTAGAGGCGGAATAGGCTTAATCATCGTTGAAGCGACCTGTGTCAATGCTAATGGTAGATTAGCGGGCAATCAGCTGAGATTATGGTCGGACAAACACATTGTAGAAATCAGTAAGATTGTAAAGGCTTGTCATAATCATGGGGCCAAAGTTATAGTTCAAATTCATCATGCGGGTTTAAAAACTGTTCCGAGCTCATCAACGGATATTGTGGCTCCATCGATTTATGAAGAGAAGTCTAATCAAAAGAACAGCGGACTATCAGCTAGATCATTAACAATTACAGAACTCCACGAGTTACAGAATGATTTTGTGGATGCTGCGTTAAGGGCTAAAAAAGCAGGGGCTGATGGAGTAGAATTGCATGGTGCACATGGGTATTTGATAAGTCAGTTTCTGTCCCCTTTGATAAATAAAAGAGAAGACTCTTATGGAGGAAACTTGATTAATAGAACCAGATTTACAACTGAGATTATTACGGGAATAAGAGAAGTCACAGGCAAGGATTTCATGATTGGATGCAGGATGGGCTGTAATGAGCCTGACTTGAAAACGTCTATTGAAATAGCCAAAGAGTTTGAAAAGGCTGGGGCGGATTTGCTTCATGTTTCGATTGGGTTTGACATGACACCGAGTGAACTACCCGTGGTTCCGGAGGAATTTAAGCATAATTGGGTTGTATATGGTGGTACAGAAATTAGAAGAAATGTTAATATTCCAGTTATAGTAGTAAACGGGATTAAAACACCCGAACAGGCTAGTGATCTCATAAAAAATGATCAAGCCGATTTTGTGGCTGTTGGAAGGAGTTTGTTAGTGGATCCGGAATGGGTTAATAAAGCCCAACAAACTTTACCGATCAAACCTTGTTTGAACTGCAAGATCTGTCAATGGTTTAAGACTGGAAAATCTTGCCCCGGAAAAACCTCATCAATTTCATAG
- a CDS encoding DegV family protein, with translation MRKIGIVMDSTGYLTNDILEQFQILVVPLTVNIGNETYPETELSNVLLFEKLSHITGLSTTSQPSVGAFLETYESLFSEGIEEIVSIHLSGAISGALRSAKMAKDLASNPNIYIYDSMSSALGLGVLVWAAAEWAEQGLSASEIMAQLQILKEQTELYFIVNTLENLRKGGRIGGAVALVGTLLQIKPILYFNKHAEIDVFDKVRSRSRAWQRVLDELTRALSSGKRYRICIMHVNIPEQGETLLNELLVRFPEHDVRLFEAGAVIATHVGPGAFGLTFHPWPIA, from the coding sequence TTGAGGAAAATAGGAATCGTTATGGATTCTACAGGATATTTAACAAACGATATCCTAGAGCAATTCCAGATTCTCGTCGTACCCCTCACTGTTAATATTGGAAACGAAACCTATCCGGAAACAGAATTATCCAATGTTCTACTTTTTGAAAAACTTAGTCATATAACAGGCTTATCTACGACTTCGCAACCATCCGTTGGTGCATTTCTCGAAACATATGAATCTTTGTTTTCAGAGGGCATAGAGGAGATTGTGAGTATTCATCTCTCGGGTGCTATTAGCGGCGCATTGCGTTCAGCCAAGATGGCGAAAGATTTGGCCTCCAACCCTAACATTTACATCTATGATTCAATGTCCTCGGCGTTGGGGTTAGGTGTTCTAGTTTGGGCTGCAGCTGAATGGGCAGAGCAAGGACTGAGTGCATCAGAAATTATGGCACAGCTTCAAATCCTAAAGGAACAGACCGAACTCTACTTCATTGTCAATACCCTTGAAAATTTACGAAAAGGTGGACGAATCGGTGGAGCTGTAGCTTTAGTTGGAACCTTACTTCAGATAAAACCGATTCTCTATTTCAATAAACATGCAGAAATCGATGTTTTTGATAAAGTACGGTCACGTTCACGAGCTTGGCAACGCGTTCTTGACGAATTAACTCGGGCATTATCTTCTGGGAAACGTTACCGCATTTGTATAATGCATGTTAATATACCTGAGCAAGGAGAAACCTTACTAAACGAACTTCTGGTTCGTTTTCCGGAACATGACGTACGTCTGTTTGAAGCCGGAGCCGTAATTGCGACTCATGTTGGACCAGGGGCTTTTGGACTTACATTTCATCCCTGGCCTATTGCTTAA
- a CDS encoding P-loop NTPase, which translates to MKIAISGKGGVGKTTFAANFARWLSQKGVTVLAVDADPDASLGTVLGISDEVLADLKPIVDMKELIEERMGGSGTYYPLNPNVDDILEDYCIPLGPLRFFRMGNIKGGGTSCYCKENSFLQALVNSLILGEQDTVILDMGAGIEQLTRGTALGVDVLVIVTEPTKVSAQTVKVIQQLALELGIPRVVIVGNKVRNSKDENFLRDRFSSDQLIGIIPYSDELLEMSINTGNNELLGGSLEVQLHTIYQRIIDEGR; encoded by the coding sequence TTGAAAATTGCAATCTCTGGAAAAGGCGGCGTCGGTAAAACCACTTTTGCGGCAAATTTTGCACGTTGGCTATCACAAAAGGGAGTTACTGTTTTGGCAGTTGATGCAGACCCAGATGCAAGCCTTGGGACAGTTTTGGGAATTTCTGACGAAGTTCTTGCTGATTTAAAACCGATCGTTGATATGAAGGAATTAATTGAAGAGAGAATGGGAGGGAGTGGAACCTACTATCCTCTAAATCCCAATGTTGACGATATATTAGAAGACTACTGCATTCCACTTGGACCTCTACGCTTTTTCCGAATGGGTAACATTAAAGGGGGAGGAACCTCCTGTTATTGTAAGGAAAACAGCTTTCTACAAGCATTAGTTAATTCACTGATCCTGGGGGAACAAGATACTGTCATATTGGATATGGGCGCAGGTATTGAACAACTCACCCGGGGAACTGCCCTTGGTGTAGATGTTCTAGTCATTGTTACTGAACCAACTAAAGTTAGTGCTCAAACAGTGAAGGTCATACAGCAACTCGCTCTTGAGCTGGGAATTCCTCGTGTGGTCATTGTCGGCAATAAAGTCCGAAATTCTAAAGATGAAAATTTTCTTAGAGACCGCTTTTCTTCAGATCAGCTTATAGGCATCATCCCGTACAGCGATGAACTGTTGGAGATGTCCATAAATACAGGCAATAACGAATTGCTTGGAGGGTCTCTGGAAGTTCAGCTCCATACAATTTATCAAAGAATAATTGATGAAGGGAGATGA
- the cooS gene encoding anaerobic carbon-monoxide dehydrogenase catalytic subunit: MPRYRDLTHTARPSDAPRVVDPKNPIRTTDPGALQVLKMAQDSKIETVFDRSVAQNPQCAFGYKGICCRICIAGPCRVKTEEGVGSRGLCGASAYTIVSRNVVRLIAGGTASHSEHARHVLHTAHALVEGHAQDYEIKSPAKLQKLAQDLGIDTLNREDKEILKDVVEVGYADFGRYQDRPLAFLDAFITEGRRKKFQHTNIMPTAIDRSVTELIAQTAMGVDSDPVNIIFGGLKAALADLGGEYIGTTLSDVLFGIPVPIVSEANLGVINPKMVNIAVHGHNPVLSEMVVAAARAMKEDAIKVGAEGVNIVGICCTGNELLMREGVYLATSSASQEMAILTGALDAMVVDIQCIYPAVQTLAECYHTKVVTTEAIMKIPNAQHIAFNTSSAMNDAKKLISIAIEAYKKRDPKKVNIPNERHKLVAGFSLEAIKDILSKINPDRPISVLTDAILSGQLKGVVLMAGCNNLRRAQDEGHITVLKELVKNDVFVIATGCSAGAIAKFGLMSPEAVDTYAGEGLKSFLKTLEAANPQLSTGLPLVFHVGSCVDNSRGMDLAMAMANELGVDVPKVPFAASAPEAMHEKAVAIGSWAVTMGLPTHVGAMPPVEGSDLVYGVTTQIAHDVFGGNFILEVDPVIGAQKLLNALEYRTWKLNIHKKAAEKNNTPLAQGW, encoded by the coding sequence ATGCCTAGATATCGGGATTTAACCCATACTGCCCGACCATCGGATGCACCAAGAGTCGTAGATCCTAAGAATCCTATTCGCACTACAGACCCAGGTGCCCTACAAGTGTTAAAAATGGCACAAGATAGCAAAATTGAGACGGTTTTTGACCGATCAGTTGCTCAAAACCCGCAGTGTGCGTTCGGATATAAAGGAATATGTTGCCGAATTTGTATCGCAGGTCCTTGCCGGGTAAAAACTGAAGAAGGTGTTGGCAGTCGCGGATTATGCGGAGCATCTGCATATACTATTGTTTCGCGTAATGTTGTTCGACTCATTGCAGGAGGAACTGCATCCCACTCTGAGCACGCGCGTCATGTACTGCATACCGCTCATGCTTTAGTTGAGGGTCATGCTCAGGATTATGAGATTAAATCACCTGCTAAACTTCAAAAATTAGCACAGGATTTAGGGATTGACACTCTAAACCGTGAGGACAAAGAAATCCTTAAAGACGTTGTTGAGGTGGGGTATGCAGATTTTGGTCGCTACCAAGACCGTCCTCTAGCATTCTTAGACGCCTTTATAACCGAAGGTCGCCGCAAGAAATTTCAGCACACTAATATTATGCCGACAGCTATTGATCGCTCTGTCACCGAGCTCATAGCACAAACTGCCATGGGTGTTGACAGCGATCCTGTAAATATTATTTTCGGTGGGCTTAAAGCTGCGCTCGCTGACTTAGGTGGGGAATACATCGGGACAACTCTCAGTGACGTTTTGTTTGGAATTCCAGTACCTATAGTCTCTGAGGCTAATCTAGGAGTAATTAACCCGAAAATGGTGAATATAGCGGTCCACGGACACAACCCCGTTTTGAGTGAAATGGTTGTTGCTGCAGCACGGGCAATGAAAGAGGACGCCATTAAAGTTGGAGCCGAAGGGGTAAATATCGTTGGTATTTGCTGTACCGGTAATGAGTTGCTCATGCGCGAAGGGGTATATCTAGCAACATCCTCAGCCTCTCAAGAAATGGCTATCCTGACGGGTGCGTTGGATGCGATGGTCGTTGATATTCAATGTATTTACCCTGCAGTGCAAACTCTTGCGGAATGTTACCATACCAAAGTTGTCACAACAGAAGCTATAATGAAAATCCCTAATGCCCAACACATCGCCTTTAATACAAGTTCAGCTATGAACGATGCTAAGAAACTTATTAGCATCGCTATTGAAGCATACAAGAAGCGGGATCCCAAAAAAGTCAATATTCCTAATGAACGTCATAAACTTGTTGCCGGCTTCAGTCTTGAAGCCATTAAGGATATTTTATCCAAGATTAACCCTGACCGTCCGATCTCAGTACTAACAGATGCTATCCTGAGCGGACAACTCAAAGGGGTCGTTCTCATGGCAGGATGTAACAATCTAAGAAGGGCCCAAGATGAAGGTCACATTACCGTATTAAAAGAACTTGTTAAAAATGACGTTTTCGTCATTGCCACTGGTTGCTCTGCCGGAGCAATTGCCAAATTTGGTCTAATGTCACCTGAAGCGGTTGATACTTATGCTGGCGAAGGACTCAAATCTTTCCTTAAAACGCTGGAAGCAGCCAACCCCCAATTATCAACAGGCCTACCATTAGTCTTCCATGTCGGTTCCTGTGTGGATAACAGCCGTGGTATGGATTTAGCGATGGCAATGGCTAATGAACTGGGTGTAGATGTCCCTAAAGTTCCATTTGCTGCCTCTGCTCCAGAAGCAATGCATGAAAAAGCGGTTGCGATCGGTTCTTGGGCTGTCACCATGGGACTTCCTACCCATGTTGGTGCTATGCCCCCGGTTGAGGGTAGTGACCTTGTCTATGGAGTTACGACCCAAATTGCCCATGATGTCTTTGGCGGAAACTTCATATTAGAAGTAGATCCCGTCATTGGCGCACAGAAACTCTTAAATGCCCTAGAGTATAGGACTTGGAAACTTAATATTCATAAAAAGGCTGCCGAAAAGAATAACACGCCACTAGCCCAAGGTTGGTAA
- the acsB gene encoding acetyl-CoA decarbonylase/synthase complex subunit alpha/beta has protein sequence MSMEEIYADAIKDPSIQPKKLLRKAYDGTIIAMSYAEILLNRAIKDFGTEQIVGYPDTAYHLPVITCLSGEKVTKLGELVPILNRMRNQVRTELTFDNARLWGESVLYAAEIIETLNYLRGDEPKTKPWTGFLGDPIVRKHGIKMVDWTIPGVAVILGRAKDSKAAKKIVDNLMGKGFMIFLCDEVIEQLLEENVKIGEDYIAFPLGNFTQIIHAVNYAFRAGLAFGGIPAGERENHRDYQRRRIRAFVLSLGELDDVKIAASLGAIFMGFPVLTDQTLNDDMQIPDWYISEPDYEKIVPLAMEVRGIKLTNIEIPIPVNFGPAFEGETIRKGDTYVEFGGGRTTAFELVHMVGPDEIVDGQITVIGPEIDSVPEGSKLPLGIRIDVYGRKMQADFEGVLERRIHYFANYGEGIWHVAQRDLCWVRVSKDARAKGFLIKHFGELLLAKLKQEFPAIIDRVQVTICTDQAAVEEGLIKARERYKSRDDRMKSLTDESVTDFYSCLLCQSFAPNHVCIVSPERVGLCGAVSWLDAKASFEITPNGPNQPIPKGPAIDELKGMWQSTNEFLYKASNNTLEEVNLYTLMDKPMTSCGCFEAIMAIVPEANGIMLTTREHSGMTPCGMNFSTLAGTCGGGMQTPGFMGIGRTYLLSKKFIPADGGIARIVWMPKELKDFLREDFVQRSIDEGLGADFIDKIADESIGATVEEILPFLEENGHPCFALESLM, from the coding sequence ATGTCGATGGAGGAAATTTACGCAGACGCAATTAAAGACCCTAGTATTCAACCAAAAAAACTTTTACGCAAAGCATACGACGGAACAATTATTGCAATGAGTTATGCAGAAATACTTCTGAATCGGGCTATCAAAGACTTTGGTACCGAACAAATCGTCGGTTATCCGGATACCGCTTACCACCTCCCGGTCATCACATGTCTTTCAGGCGAAAAGGTCACTAAATTGGGTGAATTGGTGCCTATTCTGAACCGCATGCGTAATCAAGTTCGCACAGAGCTAACCTTTGACAATGCAAGGCTTTGGGGTGAATCCGTCCTTTATGCCGCAGAAATCATTGAGACGCTAAATTATCTTCGTGGAGATGAACCCAAAACGAAACCTTGGACTGGATTCTTAGGTGACCCGATTGTTCGGAAACATGGAATTAAGATGGTGGACTGGACTATTCCGGGTGTTGCCGTTATTCTGGGTCGAGCCAAAGATTCTAAAGCAGCCAAGAAAATCGTGGATAATCTCATGGGTAAAGGATTCATGATCTTTCTTTGTGATGAGGTCATTGAGCAATTACTTGAAGAAAACGTCAAAATTGGGGAGGACTATATTGCTTTCCCACTAGGAAACTTTACTCAGATAATTCATGCTGTAAACTATGCCTTCCGGGCAGGCTTGGCCTTCGGCGGTATTCCAGCTGGAGAACGGGAAAATCACCGTGATTATCAGAGACGTCGGATTCGGGCCTTTGTCCTTAGTTTGGGAGAATTGGATGATGTCAAGATTGCTGCCTCACTGGGTGCAATATTTATGGGATTCCCAGTCTTGACGGACCAAACACTTAATGATGATATGCAAATTCCTGATTGGTATATTTCTGAGCCTGATTATGAGAAAATCGTTCCGTTGGCAATGGAAGTACGCGGTATTAAGTTAACAAATATTGAAATACCGATTCCGGTAAACTTCGGACCTGCTTTTGAGGGCGAAACGATCCGTAAAGGGGATACCTACGTCGAATTCGGCGGCGGACGTACTACGGCATTTGAACTAGTCCATATGGTCGGACCCGATGAAATCGTTGATGGTCAGATTACGGTTATTGGGCCTGAAATTGATAGTGTTCCTGAAGGATCTAAGCTTCCTTTGGGAATCAGAATCGACGTTTATGGACGTAAGATGCAGGCGGATTTTGAAGGCGTTTTAGAGCGTCGAATTCATTACTTTGCAAACTATGGAGAAGGTATCTGGCACGTGGCTCAACGGGATTTGTGTTGGGTACGGGTTTCCAAAGATGCTAGGGCAAAAGGCTTCTTAATTAAACACTTCGGTGAACTCCTGTTGGCGAAGTTAAAGCAGGAATTCCCGGCGATCATCGACCGTGTTCAAGTCACCATTTGTACTGACCAAGCAGCTGTTGAGGAAGGTCTCATCAAAGCACGCGAGCGCTATAAATCTCGTGATGATCGCATGAAGAGTTTAACGGATGAGTCTGTTACAGACTTTTACTCCTGTTTGCTTTGTCAATCCTTTGCACCAAACCACGTTTGCATTGTCTCCCCTGAAAGGGTAGGTTTGTGCGGAGCTGTTAGCTGGTTAGATGCCAAAGCATCCTTTGAAATTACACCAAACGGACCAAACCAGCCCATTCCAAAAGGCCCGGCGATTGATGAGCTAAAAGGTATGTGGCAAAGTACAAATGAATTCTTATATAAAGCTTCAAACAACACATTAGAAGAGGTTAATCTCTATACGCTAATGGATAAACCGATGACCTCTTGCGGATGTTTTGAGGCTATTATGGCAATTGTTCCTGAGGCTAACGGTATCATGCTTACTACTCGTGAACATTCCGGTATGACCCCTTGTGGAATGAACTTTTCTACACTAGCCGGAACTTGCGGTGGTGGAATGCAAACCCCTGGATTTATGGGAATTGGTCGAACTTATCTCTTAAGCAAGAAGTTTATTCCCGCTGATGGTGGAATTGCCCGTATTGTGTGGATGCCTAAGGAATTGAAAGACTTCTTGCGTGAGGATTTTGTTCAACGTTCCATCGACGAAGGTTTAGGCGCAGACTTTATCGATAAGATTGCCGATGAATCAATCGGTGCTACGGTAGAGGAAATCTTACCTTTCCTTGAGGAAAACGGACATCCTTGCTTTGCTCTAGAATCATTAATGTAA